A region from the Chelmon rostratus isolate fCheRos1 chromosome 6, fCheRos1.pri, whole genome shotgun sequence genome encodes:
- the psme3ip1 gene encoding PSME3-interacting protein isoform X2, with the protein MAGGGAAGVDLSRKFVSEAELDEKRKKRQEEWEKVRKPDDPEEAPEEEYDPRSLFERLQEQKDKKQEEYEEQFKFRNMVRGLDEDETSFLDEVSRQQCLVEKQRRDEEKQELLEYRSALVKQASTESRKEPDKKAAPKHSGPEQRTSHLSQAHLLAGAVKRRSSSQSSDSSKKQKVEITTATATTGNGERHTEQEDGAGGEARGAEDQQTVPGLTAKTPSAPLSSGQGVLHLPSAAVCVGVLPGLWVYSGSSDSDSSSDSEV; encoded by the exons ATGGCAGGGGGAGGGGCAGCGGGTGTCGACCTCAGCAGGAAGTTTGTGTCGGAAGCTGAGCTTgatgagaagaggaagaagagacaggaagaatGGGAGAAAGTCAGGAAACCTGATGACCCGGAGG AGGCTCCAGAGGAGGAGTATGATCCACGTTCTCTCTTTGAGCGACTGCAGGAGCAGAAGGACAAGAAACAAGAGGAATATGAGGAGCAGTTCAAATTCA gGAACATGGTGAGAGGATTGGACGAGGATGAGACCAGCTTCCTGGATGAGGTCTCCCGGCAACAGTGCCTGGTGGAGAAGCAAcgcagagatgaagagaagcaGGAACTGTTGGAGTACAGA AGCGCTCTAGTGAAGCAGGCGTCCACCGAAAGCCGCAAAGAGCCCGACAAGAAGGCAGCACCTAAACATTCAGGGCCGGAGCAAAGGACCAGCCACCTGTCTCAGGCCCATTTATTGGCTGGAGCTGTCAAGAGACGCAG CTCCTCCCAGTCATCAGACAGCAGTAAGAAACAGAAGGTGGAAATCACAACGGCAACAGCAACGACAGGAAATGGAGAGCGACACACAG AACAGGAggatggagcaggaggagaagcgAGGGGAGCTGAAGATCAACAAACAGTCCCCGGCCTGACGGCGAAGACCCCCTCAGCTCCCCTGAGCTCCGGTCAAGGCGTGTTGCACCTGCCGTCGGCGGCGGTGTGCGTCGGCGTCTTACCAGGACTCTGGGTTTATTCCGGCAGCAGCgactctgacagcagctcgGACAGCGAAG TTTAA
- the psme3ip1 gene encoding PSME3-interacting protein isoform X1, whose protein sequence is MAGGGAAGVDLSRKFVSEAELDEKRKKRQEEWEKVRKPDDPEEAPEEEYDPRSLFERLQEQKDKKQEEYEEQFKFRNMVRGLDEDETSFLDEVSRQQCLVEKQRRDEEKQELLEYRSALVKQASTESRKEPDKKAAPKHSGPEQRTSHLSQAHLLAGAVKRRSSSQSSDSSKKQKVEITTATATTGNGERHTEQEDGAGGEARGAEDQQTVPGLTAKTPSAPLSSGQGVLHLPSAAVCVGVLPGLWVYSGSSDSDSSSDSEGSVDAIMLPYPRHSRAYR, encoded by the exons ATGGCAGGGGGAGGGGCAGCGGGTGTCGACCTCAGCAGGAAGTTTGTGTCGGAAGCTGAGCTTgatgagaagaggaagaagagacaggaagaatGGGAGAAAGTCAGGAAACCTGATGACCCGGAGG AGGCTCCAGAGGAGGAGTATGATCCACGTTCTCTCTTTGAGCGACTGCAGGAGCAGAAGGACAAGAAACAAGAGGAATATGAGGAGCAGTTCAAATTCA gGAACATGGTGAGAGGATTGGACGAGGATGAGACCAGCTTCCTGGATGAGGTCTCCCGGCAACAGTGCCTGGTGGAGAAGCAAcgcagagatgaagagaagcaGGAACTGTTGGAGTACAGA AGCGCTCTAGTGAAGCAGGCGTCCACCGAAAGCCGCAAAGAGCCCGACAAGAAGGCAGCACCTAAACATTCAGGGCCGGAGCAAAGGACCAGCCACCTGTCTCAGGCCCATTTATTGGCTGGAGCTGTCAAGAGACGCAG CTCCTCCCAGTCATCAGACAGCAGTAAGAAACAGAAGGTGGAAATCACAACGGCAACAGCAACGACAGGAAATGGAGAGCGACACACAG AACAGGAggatggagcaggaggagaagcgAGGGGAGCTGAAGATCAACAAACAGTCCCCGGCCTGACGGCGAAGACCCCCTCAGCTCCCCTGAGCTCCGGTCAAGGCGTGTTGCACCTGCCGTCGGCGGCGGTGTGCGTCGGCGTCTTACCAGGACTCTGGGTTTATTCCGGCAGCAGCgactctgacagcagctcgGACAGCGAAGGTAGCGTGGACGCAATCATGTTGCCGTACCCCCGGCACAGCAGGGCCtacagatag